The genomic segment GCAGATTTTTGAAGAGCCAATCAGTCGCTTTGATCTTGCACTTGCAAAAGAATGCGCCGATGCATTTTCATTATCAACGGGTATTGGTTGCACGGTTTCTGATTTGAACGGCAATGTGCTACACAGTATCGGGTACAGTTGCAGTTGCTGCGAAGTTTGTTCAATTATAAATGAAAAAAAAGATGCAGAACTGAAATGTAAGGATGCGCTCCTTTATGGAATGATGCAGGCAGAACGCTTTGGCGGCAAATATATATATTATTGTCCTATGGGGCTTACTTGCTTTGTTTCACCCATTATGAGTGAGAATGAAGGAGTTGCATTAGTAACCGCAGGACCGTTGCTGATGGTAGAAACCGATGATTACATTAACTTTGACCTCAATAACCTAAAACTTTCAAACAAAAAAATTGAGAAAGTTTTAAGCGTTATTCATAATATCCCTTATGTTAGCCCCGAACGGGTGTCGCGCATGTCTACCTTACTTTTTATGTCAGTTGGTTTTTTAAATAACATAGCCTCCTACAACCAACTGTTAAAAACGCAAAATTCTGATACAATTCAAGGGCAGGTTGGTGACTTTGTTCATCAGTTAAAGCTGGAAAATAATAAGGATGCTTCTTCTTACCCGTTGAATAAAGAACATGAACTGATGCAATCCATTATAGATTCGGACAAACCAAACTCTCAGCGTCTGCTAAATGAATTGCTTGGGCACATTTTCTTTTCATCCGGCGGTGATTTTAAAATTATAAAGACACGCGTTTATGAGTTGATTGTTTTACTGTCACGTGCCGCAATAGATGGAGGTGCTGAAACATCGCTGGTTTTCGATATGAATCACCGCTATATGGGCGAGATTGAACGCATTATATCTGTAGATGAATTGTGTTACTGGCTATCAACCGTAATGAGTCGATACACTGATTTGGTATTTAAATTTTCGGATGTAAAGCATATTGATGTTATACGCAAAGCGGCAGAATACATACGTAAAAATTACGCTGGGAAAATTACGCTGGAAGAAGTTGCCTCTTATGTATACCTCTCTCCGTCTTACTTCAGTAAGGTATTTAAAGAGGAAATGGACTGCAACTTTAATACCTACCTAAATAAAATACGTATTGAAAAAAGTAAAAAATTGCTCTTGACCGATAAAATCAAGCTTGTTGATATTTCGGGAATTGTGGGCTTTGAAGATCAGAGTTATTTTTCAAAGGTATTTAAAAAAATGACAGGTATTACCCCCGGCAAATATCGTGAGTCAAGAGGCTTAATCAAACCTAAAAAAGCAAATTAAGTTTTAAGATTATAAAAAAGGAGTCGATTTTAAATGAGTATTTTAGCTGAAATCTCTGAGAATCTTCAAAAAGGTAAGGCAAAAATCGTAAAGCAACTGGTTGAGGACGCAATTAACCAAGGAATTTCTGCAAAAGAGATTCTTGAGGAAGGTCTGCTTTCCGGTATGGGTATTATCGGTGAAAAATTTAAAAACAACGAGGTATATGTACCCGAAGTTTTAATTGCTGCCCGTGCAATGAACGCCGGTGCTGCTTTGCTAAAACCTCTGCTGAGTGAAGCAGGCGTTGTAGCAAACGGAAAAGTTTGCATAGGTACCGTTAAAGGTGACCTGCACGACATTGGAAAAAACCTTGTTAAAATGATGATGGAGGGCAAAGGCTTAGAGGTTATTGACCTTGGCACAGATGTACCGCCTGAAAAATATGTTGAAGCAGCTGTAAACGAAGGTTGTACCGTTATTTGCTGCTCTGCCCTGCTCACCACAACCATGGGCGTTATGAAAGATGTAGTTGCCGCTACAGAGGCTGCAGGCATTCGTGATAAAGTAAAAATCATGGTAGGCGGCGCACCTGTTACCGATGCTTTCTGCCAACAGATAGGCGCAGATCGTTATACACCCGATGCTTCGACTGCAGCAGAAGTTGCAATTGAACTGTGTAAAGCATAACTATTAAAAAATTCTTCAAGTTCTGTAACATAAAAAAGAACCCTTCGTATATGAAGGGTTCTTTTTTTATGTTTATTCTTTTATTTCGTTGGGAGACAGGAACCGAGTTTTACGCTTTGTTAGAATAAGAATAGATGAAAGGACGGGTGCAAACATTACATACACAAGCATAGTCATAAGATGATGCCAGCCGAGCGGAACCGTTTTGAATACATTATTGAGAAACGGTACATAAATTGCTGCCCAAAGCACACCTGCTGATACCAATACCGCCAAAATCAATTTGATATTGTTAAACGGGTTGATACGAAACAGACCGTGTTCTTCGCTCTTACATTCGAATACATGAATCAGCTGTGTGATAACCAATGTTGCAAATGCGCCGGTACGTGCAAGGTTGATATCCCCAAATTCGCGCATAAAATTACTGAATACCGCAATGGTCGTAAGCCCGATGAGGCACCCTCGGAAGATAATGGTAGAAAGCAATCCTCCCGATAGAATGCTCTCTCCTTTACTGCGCGGACGCACCTCCATAACATCGTGGTCGGCAGGCTCCAGCCCGAGGGCAATGGCAGGTAAACCATCGGTTGCCAGGTTGATCAGTAAAATCTGTATGGGGAGCAATATGACAGGCATCCCCATGAGCATACCGACAAACATGGTGATGACTTCGCCGATATTGCAGGAAAGAAGATAACGGATAAACTTACGGATATTGCGGTAAATTACCCGTCCTTCCTCAATGGCAGCCACAAGGGTTGCAAAGTTATCATCAAGCAATATCACCGAAGACGCCTCTTTGGTAACGTCGGTTCCGCCTTCGCCCATAGAAACACCAATGTCTGCCTCTTTTACAGCAGGTGCGTCATTCACACCGTCACCTGTCATAGCTACAATATTCCCCTGCTTTTTAAGGGCACGTACAATTTTGAGTTTATGCTCGGGGCTGACACGCGCAAATACTGTAGTTTTTCCAATATTGCTTTCAAACTCGGCATCGCTCATTTTGTCAATCTCTTTGCCGGTAAAAACCATATCCCCTTTGCGTAAAATATTTAATTCCGATGCAATGGCAGATGCAGTAAGCTTATGGTCACCTGTAATCATAATTGTTTTTATACCCGCTCTGTGGCATTTTCGTACGGCATCAAATGCTTCTTTACGGGGAGGATCTATCATACCTGCCAGCCCTACAAAAGTGAGATTTTCTTCTTTGGTTGGTGTTTCTCCTTCCCGCAATTCTCGGTAAGCAAAAGCCAAAACGCGCAGTGCCTTTTTTGCCATCTGCTCATTTGCCGATTCAATCGTACGGCGAATGGAAAGTGTCATTGTTTCCTGCTCTCTTCCGCGCTGATAACAATTGCATTTCTCCAAAATCATATCCGGCGCGCCCTTTGTAAGCAGGTATCTGGTACCGCTGCGGTCTTGCACTACTACCGACATGCACTTGCGTACAGAGTCAAACGGCAATTCGTCCATACGCGTGTAACTAACCGCCGATGATTTTTCGGTGACATGTCCTTTTGCCGCCATAACCATGAGGGCTACCTCAGTAGGCTCCCCATTTACCTGCCAATTCAATTTGCTTTTATGTCGTAAAAATATATCATCCTGTTCATTCTCAATGTGCGCATTGTTACACATTACAGCAATATCAAGCAGCAACCGTATATCCGGCTGTGCAGCAACACCAACACTGCTGCCATGGTAAAGAAGTTCGCCGCTTTTTTCGGTGCCGTTGCCCGTTACGGTAATCTGCCGTTCGATTGTAAACAGTTCTTTTACCGTCATTCTATTTTCTGTAAGCGTTCCGGTCTTGTCCGAACAGATGACACCTGCGCACCCCATTGTCTCCACTGCGTGAAGCTTACGTATCAGCGCATTGCGTTTGAGCATACGTGAGACAGCAAGTGCCAAAGCAATGGTAACAACAGCGGGCAGTCCCTCCGGTATGGCAGCGACAGACAGAGAAATACCGGTAAGAATCATATCAAAAACAGGCTCACCGCGAATAATACCTGTAACCGTAACGATAGCACAGATGACCAAACAGCCAATAGCAAGATATTTACTCATGCCATCCAGTTTTTCTTGCAGTGGGGTTTTTTCTTCCGATATTTCTGTGAGCAGACCCGCAATTTTCCCCATCTCGGTACGCATACCGGTATCGAGCACAATTGCTTTGCAACGCCCTTTTACAATGTTTGTCCCCATAAAAACCATATTGTTATGTTCACGGGCGGGGTGCTCAAAGTTTTCATCTTCAAACTTTTCTACCGGTACCGATTCCCCGCTGAGCATTGCCTCATCTGCTTGCAGAGCACTTGCTTCAAGCACCTGAGCATCGGCGGGCACTCTATCGCCTGCTTCAAGCAAAATCAAGTCTCCCGGTACAAGTTCAATTGCTTCCAATTCCGTCTTTTTACCGTCTCTTATTACCTTTGCGTGAGGTGCAGCAAGGTTTTTGAGTGCTTCCAGCGTCTTTTCGGTACGAAATTCTTGTGCAAAACCCAAAATAGCATTTACCAGAACAATCAATACAATGGTAAGTGCTTCAACTGCCTCCCCCATAAAAACCGACAGTACGGTTGCAATCAGTAGAATAATTACCATCAAATCTTTAAATTGACCAACAAACATTTTTAGTGCACTGTGCTTTTTCCCGGCTGCCAACACATTTTCGCCGTACTCAAACAAGCGCTTGTTTGCCTGCTGGGTAGTAAGTCCGGCATATCCGCAGTTTTTTGGTTCACGTCTTGCCATATTTCAGTCCTCCCTGTTATTGTCAAAGTCATGTGCTAGTCCAACTATATTCACAACAGGAAGAAAATATACAACCAACCTTTGACTATTGTTGAGGTACGGTTTAAAATAGAATTATCTATTTCTGCAATATTCGACGGAGGGCAGCATATTATGAGGATTGTACATACAT from the Hydrogenoanaerobacterium saccharovorans genome contains:
- a CDS encoding PocR ligand-binding domain-containing protein, whose protein sequence is MPQIFEEPISRFDLALAKECADAFSLSTGIGCTVSDLNGNVLHSIGYSCSCCEVCSIINEKKDAELKCKDALLYGMMQAERFGGKYIYYCPMGLTCFVSPIMSENEGVALVTAGPLLMVETDDYINFDLNNLKLSNKKIEKVLSVIHNIPYVSPERVSRMSTLLFMSVGFLNNIASYNQLLKTQNSDTIQGQVGDFVHQLKLENNKDASSYPLNKEHELMQSIIDSDKPNSQRLLNELLGHIFFSSGGDFKIIKTRVYELIVLLSRAAIDGGAETSLVFDMNHRYMGEIERIISVDELCYWLSTVMSRYTDLVFKFSDVKHIDVIRKAAEYIRKNYAGKITLEEVASYVYLSPSYFSKVFKEEMDCNFNTYLNKIRIEKSKKLLLTDKIKLVDISGIVGFEDQSYFSKVFKKMTGITPGKYRESRGLIKPKKAN
- a CDS encoding cobalamin B12-binding domain-containing protein, which codes for MSILAEISENLQKGKAKIVKQLVEDAINQGISAKEILEEGLLSGMGIIGEKFKNNEVYVPEVLIAARAMNAGAALLKPLLSEAGVVANGKVCIGTVKGDLHDIGKNLVKMMMEGKGLEVIDLGTDVPPEKYVEAAVNEGCTVICCSALLTTTMGVMKDVVAATEAAGIRDKVKIMVGGAPVTDAFCQQIGADRYTPDASTAAEVAIELCKA
- a CDS encoding cation-translocating P-type ATPase, which translates into the protein MARREPKNCGYAGLTTQQANKRLFEYGENVLAAGKKHSALKMFVGQFKDLMVIILLIATVLSVFMGEAVEALTIVLIVLVNAILGFAQEFRTEKTLEALKNLAAPHAKVIRDGKKTELEAIELVPGDLILLEAGDRVPADAQVLEASALQADEAMLSGESVPVEKFEDENFEHPAREHNNMVFMGTNIVKGRCKAIVLDTGMRTEMGKIAGLLTEISEEKTPLQEKLDGMSKYLAIGCLVICAIVTVTGIIRGEPVFDMILTGISLSVAAIPEGLPAVVTIALALAVSRMLKRNALIRKLHAVETMGCAGVICSDKTGTLTENRMTVKELFTIERQITVTGNGTEKSGELLYHGSSVGVAAQPDIRLLLDIAVMCNNAHIENEQDDIFLRHKSKLNWQVNGEPTEVALMVMAAKGHVTEKSSAVSYTRMDELPFDSVRKCMSVVVQDRSGTRYLLTKGAPDMILEKCNCYQRGREQETMTLSIRRTIESANEQMAKKALRVLAFAYRELREGETPTKEENLTFVGLAGMIDPPRKEAFDAVRKCHRAGIKTIMITGDHKLTASAIASELNILRKGDMVFTGKEIDKMSDAEFESNIGKTTVFARVSPEHKLKIVRALKKQGNIVAMTGDGVNDAPAVKEADIGVSMGEGGTDVTKEASSVILLDDNFATLVAAIEEGRVIYRNIRKFIRYLLSCNIGEVITMFVGMLMGMPVILLPIQILLINLATDGLPAIALGLEPADHDVMEVRPRSKGESILSGGLLSTIIFRGCLIGLTTIAVFSNFMREFGDINLARTGAFATLVITQLIHVFECKSEEHGLFRINPFNNIKLILAVLVSAGVLWAAIYVPFLNNVFKTVPLGWHHLMTMLVYVMFAPVLSSILILTKRKTRFLSPNEIKE